Proteins from a single region of Verrucomicrobiia bacterium:
- a CDS encoding BlaI/MecI/CopY family transcriptional regulator — protein sequence MKTRPSELELEVLSLLWDRGPLTVREILESLPDRKKRAYTSVLSVMQVMEKKGLVGRSREGVTDRWRPAVRRQKVMGPFLKKLVSHLFAGRPSAVLQQLLDASPTSREEIESLKRLIHEHEKQLPPKEGDPS from the coding sequence ATGAAGACCCGGCCGTCGGAACTTGAACTCGAGGTGCTGTCGCTGCTCTGGGATCGCGGGCCTCTGACCGTCCGCGAAATCCTGGAATCCCTTCCCGACCGCAAGAAGCGTGCCTACACCAGCGTCCTGTCCGTCATGCAGGTCATGGAGAAGAAGGGCCTGGTCGGGCGCTCCCGCGAGGGCGTGACCGATCGATGGCGTCCGGCAGTACGCCGCCAGAAGGTGATGGGACCGTTCCTGAAGAAGTTGGTCTCGCACCTCTTCGCCGGGCGCCCCAGCGCCGTGCTCCAGCAACTCCTGGATGCCTCGCCGACCAGTCGCGAGGAAATCGAATCCCTGAAGCGCCTCATTCACGAACACGAGAAGCAACTCCCGCCGAAGGAGGGTGACCCCTCATGA